In Clostridium sporogenes, one genomic interval encodes:
- a CDS encoding response regulator codes for MKNTKVVIVDDSPFSISIIKDILEENGLTVVGEAGNLEEVIKVVKDKKPDIVTMDMTLPGTDGIECIKAINKINENVKVIVISSMMDEEIVKKANENKVCGYIQKPIDPEELIATIEKVIMKEELFLQLENNYFEIFKESFRDTLNKFTKTTAEFSEERKCTISEASRGMAVVIGIIGNFSGRMILDLSQETANSMVTFMLKREPKDMNEVLNVIGEFSNIVAGNACSMLNRKNKVFGLRIAPPSIFYGKSLNISQSLLESLSVESNTEFGQIYINVGFKRGES; via the coding sequence ATGAAAAATACTAAAGTAGTTATTGTAGATGATTCTCCTTTTTCAATTAGTATTATAAAAGATATATTAGAGGAAAATGGATTAACTGTAGTTGGAGAAGCAGGGAACTTAGAAGAAGTTATAAAAGTAGTAAAGGATAAAAAACCAGATATTGTAACCATGGATATGACTTTGCCAGGTACAGATGGAATAGAATGTATAAAAGCTATTAATAAAATAAATGAAAATGTAAAAGTAATAGTTATAAGTTCTATGATGGATGAAGAAATAGTTAAAAAAGCTAATGAAAATAAGGTTTGTGGATATATTCAAAAACCTATAGATCCAGAAGAACTTATAGCAACAATAGAAAAGGTTATTATGAAGGAAGAATTATTTTTACAACTTGAAAATAATTATTTTGAAATTTTCAAAGAATCCTTTAGAGACACTTTAAATAAATTTACTAAGACTACTGCAGAATTTTCAGAAGAGAGAAAGTGTACTATTTCAGAAGCTTCCAGAGGTATGGCTGTAGTTATAGGTATAATAGGTAATTTTTCAGGAAGAATGATTTTAGATTTATCACAGGAAACAGCTAATAGTATGGTTACTTTTATGTTGAAGAGAGAACCAAAGGATATGAATGAGGTTTTAAATGTTATTGGTGAGTTTTCTAATATTGTAGCTGGAAATGCATGTTCTATGCTAAACAGAAAGAATAAGGTGTTTGGATTAAGAATAGCTCCTCCAAGTATATTTTATGGTAAATCCCTTAATATATCTCAAAGCTTACTAGAGAGCTTATCTGTAGAATCGAATACAGAATTTGGGCAAATTTATATAAATGTAGGCTTTAAAAGAGGTGAATCATAA
- a CDS encoding ferritin, with amino-acid sequence MLSEKLLKALNNQINFEFYSSYIYLAMASYAESEDLAGFANFFRVQAQEEIFHAMKFYDYVNQMGGRVILEKIDQPKAEYKNILECFEDGFNHEKIVTSRIYNLTDIATEEKEHATISLLKWFIDEQVEEENNFNTIIRKLRRAESNPAVLYMLDDELSTRVFTPPTNTGA; translated from the coding sequence ATGTTAAGTGAAAAATTATTAAAAGCTTTAAATAATCAAATAAACTTTGAATTTTATTCATCTTATATTTATTTAGCTATGGCCTCTTATGCTGAATCAGAGGATTTAGCTGGATTTGCTAACTTTTTTAGAGTGCAGGCTCAAGAAGAAATATTCCACGCTATGAAATTTTATGATTATGTAAATCAAATGGGCGGAAGAGTAATACTTGAGAAAATAGATCAGCCTAAAGCTGAATATAAAAACATACTTGAATGCTTTGAAGATGGATTTAATCATGAAAAAATAGTCACAAGTAGAATTTATAATTTAACTGATATTGCTACAGAAGAAAAAGAACATGCTACTATAAGTCTTTTAAAATGGTTTATAGATGAACAAGTAGAAGAAGAAAATAATTTTAATACTATAATAAGAAAATTAAGGAGAGCAGAATCTAATCCAGCAGTGCTTTATATGCTCGATGATGAGTTATCTACAAGAGTATTTACTCCACCAACAAACACTGGAGCTTAA
- a CDS encoding glycoside hydrolase family 73 protein, which yields MKKITGLILKLIILVLLVFTIFIIFNSLILNKTKERFLPENAMNTYIRAADEVSENKLQVNWKYIAALDAVKNEGDFSKANIESAKTLGGSFLEISKNRKFKNTNYRLLNLDEVINKKSFSEEERKQVYKYLDKLNNIYPITPDEYKRQFIDELIPISKELYDEYGILPSVTIGQSILESDWGRSELSKKGNNLFGIKATPSWQGKVLNMETSENYNDKIKDNFRYYSSKENSIKDYANFLVKNKRYRENKVFRATEYKTQAKAIEKAGYSTKKDKDGNLLYSSLLGKIIREYNLQLIDSKTQEEISRK from the coding sequence ATGAAAAAAATAACAGGTTTGATTTTAAAGCTAATAATATTAGTTTTATTAGTTTTTACTATTTTTATAATATTTAATTCATTAATTCTAAATAAGACAAAAGAAAGGTTTTTACCAGAGAATGCAATGAATACTTATATTAGAGCTGCAGATGAAGTTAGTGAAAACAAATTGCAAGTTAATTGGAAATACATAGCTGCTTTAGATGCAGTTAAAAATGAAGGAGATTTTTCTAAAGCTAATATAGAAAGTGCAAAGACTTTAGGAGGAAGTTTTTTAGAAATTAGTAAAAATAGAAAATTTAAAAATACTAATTATAGATTATTAAATTTGGATGAAGTTATAAATAAAAAGTCTTTTAGTGAAGAAGAAAGAAAGCAGGTATATAAGTATTTAGACAAGTTAAATAATATATATCCTATAACGCCAGATGAATATAAAAGGCAGTTTATAGATGAATTGATACCTATATCAAAGGAATTATATGATGAATATGGGATTTTACCTTCTGTAACTATAGGGCAGTCTATTTTAGAATCAGATTGGGGTAGATCAGAACTTAGTAAGAAAGGAAATAATTTATTTGGAATTAAGGCTACTCCTTCTTGGCAAGGTAAGGTTTTAAATATGGAAACCTCAGAAAATTATAATGATAAAATTAAAGATAACTTTAGATATTATTCTTCCAAAGAGAATTCTATAAAGGATTATGCAAATTTTTTAGTTAAGAATAAGAGATATAGAGAAAATAAAGTTTTTAGAGCTACAGAATATAAGACACAAGCAAAAGCCATAGAAAAGGCAGGGTATAGTACTAAAAAAGATAAGGATGGTAATTTATTATATAGTAGTTTACTTGGAAAAATTATAAGAGAGTATAATTTGCAGTTAATAGATAGTAAAACTCAAGAGGAGATAAGTAGAAAATAA
- a CDS encoding leucine-rich repeat domain-containing protein: MNKKVLIPVFMGAYLCLSPLSVKAEDYYKWDSKVTADKNKIWTIKLSKKLDNNMSGIKDKVYIKDSKGNKLDCNVKIKPNEKMLEVLPPKDGYKEKENYYLYIDKSIPSDKNKNLKETVKMNFYIDGYIEFEDKNLEEEVRKAANPKDRPKGPLTYMDVSGIKELNVHNKNIKSLKGIEYLKNITKLDISDNNITDISYLKGLDSLELLNLYNNNIEDISPINNMEKLKDINLSKNKVKDISCLRDLNLHHLDLRDNKVENIEVLKNKASLQHLYLANNSIKDFSPISNLKNLQILYLSHNYSSNYDYAKDYYNNLKDRDFKLNVPIEFKDKVFEDLVRKEINKPSGYVYPSDLENIKELDFHNVHIEKLNGIENMTALEKLNLSGTDIKDISLLKYLINLKEVNISNTSISDITALESSIYIRYLNLNKTEITTLEAIKKFEYIEKLYVSGTKINTVPQLSSLLELDLSNCNINDISFINYLHNLTYLNVGKLKYKSNILSNISFVSSLEKLEYLSIANTDVVNIDVLRNLINLRKLDITGCAKINTQVLNHVEIIGNEIVNFGDKVLEREIRELINNYSEPIYKRQLSSITKLELSGRGIVDLQGLESMENLTYLDLSNNEISNIDSIKKIVNLKKLVLHKNKIGSIKSIESLKYLEELDLSNNLIGDITALGGLSQLTRLDLSRNGIVSINSLGGLINLQYLSLYENKISEGEEALKKLYNLRELYLKNSGVSNFDVTLAYYNNLEKKDFTTNSDFIVFDEKLDSDLAKIIREILGKDENTNIYKSEIDTITDLDLSEDTISKLNIRSKLTNTNVINLDGIQNFSNLHSINLRGHGKLEGLENLMPISGLIKLDLQGREINYTSLYYIKYLTSLEYLYLNNMSLTGDLSFLENLTNLRVLDLSRTGISNISILDKLRKLNELYLGGNNITNLSYLENLTNLVKLDLVENNNITSIYALRNLINLRYLTLPITNPKKIQDYSAVAAYYYNLTYKNFDLGDSNAIVIKEIRPIEKEANKGDKFTLPDYVEATMSDGSKEKFKVHWKEKSVDTSKPGIYTYIGTVDGYAGEVKLTLKVNGEIPYGMGNSSSNILNGGFIIRDSEYIYYINRENGSGKIYRNKINGAEDRLLSSNTAEYLNVYGEYIYYVSNGSIYRIRKDGSEEKLIKEASASYMTVCNDFIYYFDKSKLGIYKVKIDGTSYSSVVSGGKWRLDSQFIISGEWIYYTNYEDKSSIYKIKIDGTGKEKLNNIPCSQMSVIGSSIYYVSSGNLYKISIDGSNNSLIYSGNIANINGYSNHIYYIDNNDNETLYKMSLDGSYRVKLTKKSVEYINILEGEVYYISSDNEDKISKFYEE, from the coding sequence ATGAATAAAAAAGTTCTTATTCCAGTATTTATGGGAGCTTATCTATGCCTTTCACCACTATCTGTAAAGGCTGAAGATTATTATAAATGGGATAGTAAGGTTACAGCTGATAAAAATAAAATATGGACAATAAAGCTTTCAAAAAAATTGGACAACAATATGAGTGGTATAAAGGATAAGGTTTATATAAAGGATTCTAAAGGAAACAAATTAGATTGCAATGTTAAAATAAAGCCAAATGAAAAAATGTTAGAAGTATTACCACCTAAAGATGGTTATAAAGAAAAAGAAAATTATTATCTTTATATAGATAAAAGTATTCCTTCAGATAAAAATAAAAATTTAAAAGAGACTGTAAAAATGAATTTTTACATAGATGGTTATATAGAATTTGAAGATAAAAACCTAGAAGAAGAGGTAAGAAAAGCAGCAAATCCTAAAGATAGACCTAAAGGCCCTTTAACATATATGGATGTTTCAGGTATAAAAGAACTAAATGTCCATAATAAAAATATAAAAAGTCTTAAAGGAATAGAGTATTTAAAAAATATTACTAAATTAGATATATCAGATAATAACATAACAGATATATCTTACTTAAAGGGACTTGATAGTTTAGAATTATTAAATTTATATAATAATAATATAGAAGATATATCACCTATTAATAATATGGAAAAATTAAAGGATATAAATTTATCTAAAAATAAAGTAAAAGATATATCCTGTTTAAGGGATTTAAACTTACATCATTTAGATTTAAGGGATAATAAAGTAGAAAATATAGAAGTTTTAAAAAACAAAGCATCTTTGCAACATTTATATTTAGCTAATAATAGTATTAAAGATTTTTCACCTATATCTAATTTGAAAAATCTACAAATATTGTATTTAAGCCATAATTATAGTTCAAATTATGATTATGCTAAAGATTATTATAATAACCTTAAGGATAGGGATTTTAAATTAAATGTACCTATAGAATTTAAGGATAAGGTATTTGAAGATTTAGTGAGAAAAGAAATAAATAAGCCTTCAGGTTATGTATATCCTAGTGACTTAGAAAACATTAAAGAATTAGATTTTCATAATGTTCATATAGAAAAATTAAATGGTATAGAAAATATGACAGCTCTAGAAAAGTTAAATTTAAGTGGAACTGATATAAAAGATATATCTCTTTTAAAATATTTGATAAATTTAAAAGAAGTAAATATATCAAATACTAGTATAAGTGATATAACAGCTTTAGAAAGTTCAATTTATATTAGGTATTTAAATTTAAATAAAACAGAAATAACTACTTTAGAGGCTATTAAAAAGTTTGAGTATATAGAAAAGTTATATGTATCAGGTACAAAGATAAATACTGTTCCACAGTTAAGTAGTTTATTAGAATTAGATTTATCTAATTGTAATATAAATGATATTAGTTTTATAAACTATTTACATAATCTAACTTATTTAAATGTAGGTAAGCTTAAATATAAAAGCAATATATTAAGTAATATAAGCTTTGTTAGCTCCTTAGAAAAACTTGAATATTTAAGTATAGCAAATACAGACGTGGTTAACATAGATGTGCTTAGAAATTTAATAAATTTGAGAAAGTTAGATATAACAGGCTGTGCTAAAATAAATACTCAGGTTTTAAATCATGTAGAAATAATAGGTAATGAAATAGTTAACTTTGGAGATAAAGTTTTAGAAAGAGAAATAAGAGAATTAATAAATAATTACTCCGAGCCTATATATAAAAGACAGCTTTCTTCTATAACTAAATTAGAACTTTCAGGGAGAGGCATAGTAGATTTGCAAGGGTTAGAGAGCATGGAAAACTTAACATATTTAGATTTATCAAATAATGAAATTTCTAATATAGATTCTATAAAAAAAATTGTAAACTTAAAAAAATTAGTACTTCATAAAAATAAAATAGGATCAATAAAATCAATAGAAAGTCTTAAATATTTAGAGGAATTAGATTTATCTAATAATTTAATTGGGGATATAACAGCTTTAGGAGGATTATCCCAATTAACTAGATTAGATTTATCAAGAAATGGAATAGTAAGTATAAATAGTCTAGGTGGACTTATAAACTTACAATATTTATCTTTGTATGAAAATAAAATTTCAGAGGGAGAAGAAGCCTTAAAAAAATTATATAATCTTAGAGAACTCTATTTAAAAAATAGTGGAGTATCAAATTTTGATGTAACATTAGCTTATTATAATAATCTAGAAAAAAAAGATTTTACAACTAACTCAGATTTTATAGTTTTTGATGAAAAGCTTGATAGTGATTTAGCTAAAATTATTAGAGAGATTTTAGGTAAAGATGAAAACACTAATATATATAAAAGTGAGATAGATACCATAACAGATTTAGATTTAAGTGAGGACACTATATCAAAGTTAAATATAAGGTCTAAACTAACAAATACTAATGTAATCAATTTAGATGGTATACAAAATTTTTCTAATTTGCATTCCATAAATCTAAGAGGGCATGGTAAATTAGAAGGGTTAGAAAATTTAATGCCAATTAGCGGGTTAATTAAATTAGATTTACAAGGAAGGGAAATAAATTATACTTCCTTATATTATATTAAATATTTAACAAGTCTAGAGTATCTATATTTAAATAATATGAGTTTAACTGGAGATTTATCATTTTTAGAAAATCTTACAAATTTAAGGGTACTAGACTTATCTAGAACTGGAATATCTAATATAAGTATATTAGATAAACTAAGAAAATTGAACGAGCTATATTTAGGTGGTAATAACATAACAAATTTATCTTATTTAGAGAACCTTACAAACTTAGTCAAATTAGATTTAGTTGAAAATAATAATATAACTAGTATATATGCTTTGAGAAATTTAATTAATTTAAGGTACTTAACTTTGCCAATAACAAATCCTAAAAAAATACAGGATTACAGTGCTGTAGCAGCATACTATTATAATCTTACTTACAAGAATTTTGATTTAGGTGATAGTAATGCAATAGTTATAAAAGAAATAAGACCTATAGAAAAGGAAGCAAATAAAGGTGATAAATTTACTCTTCCAGATTATGTTGAAGCAACAATGAGTGATGGCTCTAAGGAGAAGTTTAAAGTACATTGGAAAGAAAAGAGTGTAGATACATCAAAGCCAGGAATATATACTTATATAGGCACTGTAGATGGGTATGCAGGGGAAGTAAAATTAACATTAAAGGTAAATGGAGAAATACCTTATGGTATGGGCAATTCTTCTAGCAATATATTAAATGGAGGATTTATTATAAGAGATAGTGAGTATATATATTATATAAATAGGGAGAATGGCAGTGGTAAAATATATAGAAATAAAATAAATGGAGCGGAAGATAGACTATTATCTAGTAATACTGCAGAATATTTGAATGTATATGGAGAATATATATATTATGTAAGTAATGGTAGCATATATAGAATAAGAAAAGATGGTAGCGAGGAAAAACTAATAAAAGAGGCATCAGCTTCCTATATGACAGTGTGCAATGATTTTATTTATTATTTTGATAAGAGTAAGCTCGGTATATATAAAGTTAAAATAGATGGTACAAGCTATAGTTCTGTGGTATCTGGTGGAAAGTGGAGGTTAGATTCACAGTTTATAATATCAGGAGAATGGATATATTATACTAATTATGAAGATAAGTCATCTATATATAAAATTAAAATAGATGGAACGGGAAAAGAAAAATTAAATAATATACCTTGTAGCCAAATGAGTGTAATAGGAAGCTCAATATACTATGTTTCAAGTGGAAATCTCTATAAAATATCTATAGATGGAAGCAATAATAGCTTAATATATTCAGGAAATATAGCTAATATAAATGGATATAGTAACCACATATATTATATAGATAATAATGATAATGAAACATTGTATAAGATGAGCTTAGATGGTAGCTATAGGGTTAAATTGACTAAAAAATCAGTTGAATATATAAATATTTTAGAAGGGGAAGTTTACTATATTTCTTCAGATAATGAAGATAAAATATCTAAGTTTTATGAAGAATAA
- a CDS encoding DUF5050 domain-containing protein, with the protein MFAIFSKKTVAKILLYSSLAIVPILNYNYVQAASPKQYETKYNVSLDKVWKIRFSREVDKATLNPENIKILDNQGKEMPIDLSLDVDKHYVKIALKSGTYNGVHYTGKYEKDKKYTLIAKEGLMSEAYKNKKSKNLAYETVMDFNTIGDNEYPGLPIEDGLIVIGDKAYSVEYLSKHSSIANEITSNGNYYIAYISKEYGEKIKQVLGNNTTKGNQERANKILYYAPNGNQYEYEWNEAFGEYKIVLPKAYVDVTPGVINGVVNLAVKQVKAVPGAKYFKLAHSNTIKPIGESISYSMTYPTEKLTILSADETPLATALVDVYLPKTGYVSLSSVNETLGNTAGNISNNGSAAMDLDFYVYYVNSADKNSLYRKTLTGRMDTQISLDKAQYINVIGDWIYYSNYNDNGKIYKMKRDGTKKQILCDDTATYITVSGGVVYYANQSDKGRLYKINTDGTIDGGVTNRDPAGKVHGMPVMDDYGNYNKATDQANFINVVGDWIYYSNFSDGHKIYTVNKDGNIRRKVNDEWADGIQIVGAWAYYCSGSGAISKVRVDGTGSVIPLRGTTRKVDKGYHLNIVDGWLYYSNAEDGGKLYRIREDGSGEKKKLADLTTDYINIVGDTMYLISGGKTYTLPLNTDGTIKPTLVTKDNNGNTVVDVKDLSITVAYEDANKTIGELESKYLPQKVAVFMKDDTVQQLPVDWDIKNRKYNGQGVYTYTGTVLGHGKQIKCTLTIPSEMINATSIIEVYNNGPKNGSIMIKERSFGPSKQDQELKEKLKLAKRVEIGDVIKVYDNPNSEKPLGNVKVDANNANAPLVKALDLDMYGRSFWITITRKDKAESKPTEVRQLGGPVLSGDVLDEDGEALGVDGRDISVKGWNNPTIRDDGFISDTTEIAAQGIKSIYVIPGTGKLNMENQGVMPAGITNANYWNGGNARDLLTNYDLLTNDSLKNKLKEGNYSIYVVAGYDGKAEEDVNGFGSPIVIGKTASIPKVMKATEEKIPKAPSVTKQYVKTGDEVKISGVTNEDEIYLAPEGASYIAKDITNKPYKSHDNLFFEDQNKSKDEREKDYEKSGKPSIEDGYQCKLVNGKIPQGVRSGKYKVYMVNAIGSSSPASGEIVVDNEDPVARLDSAKQEDVIKTVTQNGTTTQETTGQKFKVNFAAFDNSFDNSIKEGITVSLARLDSPKSAVKTQEIKDKGSKTFEVTINDPNANLNDYAIYAQDKAGNIGQINLKEQASATNTSTISLAIRTDQDGVDLVKSRLVGRTKYMTKDLTKVSDNYEITVGTVKYALQEDSLRSLGVSPSIDAFMNALMQAKEWDSNANKPKENGSQLSSKVSIYKVNDVVYIEGNDKELIKINDKTKIGTDTAIVSNMIGLNPDEGNTGVDSKKQQYVITVTGEAKNKGKLIVCLAGKCFNIDIVANEGVESIATKIATAINNNRILDGYESATATGNTIKLIRNYGGAVIPTFTVESFNYDN; encoded by the coding sequence GTGTTTGCTATATTTAGTAAAAAAACTGTAGCAAAGATTTTATTATATTCTTCTCTAGCTATTGTACCAATACTTAACTATAATTATGTACAAGCAGCTTCACCTAAACAATATGAAACAAAATATAATGTTTCATTGGATAAAGTATGGAAAATTAGATTTTCAAGAGAAGTAGATAAAGCTACATTAAATCCAGAAAATATAAAAATACTAGATAATCAGGGTAAAGAAATGCCTATAGATCTATCTTTAGATGTAGATAAGCATTATGTAAAAATTGCTCTTAAAAGTGGAACTTATAATGGAGTACATTATACAGGAAAATATGAAAAAGATAAAAAATATACCTTGATTGCAAAAGAAGGTCTTATGAGTGAGGCTTATAAAAACAAGAAATCTAAGAATCTTGCTTATGAAACAGTGATGGACTTTAATACCATAGGAGACAATGAATATCCTGGTCTTCCTATAGAGGATGGTTTAATAGTAATAGGAGATAAGGCTTATTCTGTAGAGTATCTTTCTAAGCATTCTTCTATAGCAAATGAAATAACTTCTAATGGGAATTATTACATAGCCTATATAAGTAAAGAATATGGAGAAAAGATAAAACAAGTATTAGGTAATAATACTACTAAAGGTAATCAGGAAAGAGCAAATAAAATATTATATTATGCACCAAATGGAAATCAATATGAATATGAGTGGAATGAGGCTTTTGGTGAATATAAAATAGTTCTTCCAAAGGCTTATGTAGACGTAACTCCAGGAGTTATAAATGGAGTGGTTAATTTAGCTGTAAAACAGGTAAAGGCAGTACCGGGAGCAAAATATTTCAAATTAGCTCATAGTAATACCATTAAACCTATAGGAGAATCAATTTCTTATTCTATGACCTATCCAACAGAAAAATTAACTATATTATCCGCAGATGAAACGCCTTTAGCTACAGCTTTAGTGGATGTATATTTACCTAAAACTGGTTATGTTAGCTTGAGTAGTGTAAATGAAACCTTAGGAAATACAGCAGGTAATATAAGTAATAATGGTAGTGCTGCTATGGACCTAGATTTTTATGTTTACTATGTAAATTCTGCAGATAAAAATTCTTTATATAGAAAGACTTTAACAGGCAGAATGGATACTCAAATAAGTCTTGATAAGGCTCAATATATTAATGTAATAGGTGATTGGATATATTACAGTAATTATAATGATAATGGGAAAATATATAAGATGAAAAGGGATGGTACTAAAAAGCAAATATTATGTGATGATACTGCAACTTATATAACTGTATCCGGTGGAGTTGTATATTATGCAAATCAATCAGATAAGGGAAGATTGTATAAAATAAATACAGACGGTACCATAGATGGCGGAGTTACAAATAGAGACCCTGCAGGAAAGGTTCATGGTATGCCAGTAATGGATGATTACGGTAATTATAATAAAGCTACAGATCAAGCTAATTTTATAAATGTAGTAGGAGATTGGATATATTACAGTAACTTCTCTGATGGACATAAAATATATACTGTAAATAAGGATGGAAATATAAGAAGAAAAGTAAATGATGAATGGGCAGATGGAATACAAATAGTAGGAGCATGGGCATACTACTGTTCTGGATCCGGTGCTATAAGTAAAGTTAGAGTAGATGGCACAGGCTCTGTGATACCTTTAAGAGGAACTACAAGAAAAGTAGACAAGGGATATCATTTAAATATAGTAGATGGATGGTTATACTATAGTAACGCAGAGGACGGCGGGAAACTCTATAGAATAAGAGAAGATGGATCTGGAGAAAAGAAAAAATTAGCAGATTTAACTACAGATTATATAAATATAGTAGGAGATACTATGTATCTAATTAGTGGTGGAAAAACTTATACTCTTCCACTTAATACAGATGGAACAATAAAACCTACATTAGTAACTAAAGATAATAATGGTAATACTGTAGTAGATGTTAAGGATCTAAGTATAACTGTAGCTTATGAGGATGCTAATAAAACTATAGGAGAGTTAGAATCCAAATATTTACCACAAAAAGTTGCAGTGTTTATGAAGGATGATACAGTACAACAATTGCCAGTAGATTGGGATATAAAAAATAGAAAATATAATGGACAAGGTGTTTATACTTATACAGGTACAGTTTTAGGTCATGGTAAACAGATAAAATGTACATTGACTATACCATCTGAAATGATAAATGCAACTAGTATAATAGAGGTTTATAATAATGGTCCTAAAAATGGTTCCATAATGATAAAAGAAAGAAGTTTTGGACCGTCAAAACAGGATCAGGAGTTAAAAGAAAAATTAAAACTTGCCAAAAGAGTAGAAATAGGAGATGTTATAAAAGTATATGATAATCCTAACAGTGAAAAACCATTAGGAAATGTAAAAGTAGATGCTAATAATGCTAATGCTCCTTTAGTTAAGGCATTAGATTTAGATATGTATGGGAGAAGTTTTTGGATAACTATAACAAGGAAAGATAAAGCAGAAAGTAAACCAACAGAGGTAAGACAACTAGGAGGACCTGTTTTATCAGGAGATGTATTAGATGAGGATGGAGAAGCATTAGGTGTAGATGGAAGAGATATTTCTGTAAAGGGATGGAACAATCCTACTATAAGAGATGATGGTTTTATATCAGATACTACAGAAATAGCTGCACAGGGAATTAAGAGTATTTATGTAATACCTGGAACAGGTAAATTAAATATGGAAAATCAAGGTGTTATGCCAGCAGGAATTACTAATGCAAATTATTGGAATGGTGGAAATGCTAGGGATTTACTTACTAATTATGACCTTTTAACTAATGATAGTTTAAAAAATAAATTAAAAGAGGGTAATTATAGTATTTATGTAGTAGCAGGTTATGATGGGAAAGCAGAAGAGGATGTAAATGGATTTGGATCACCTATTGTAATAGGAAAAACAGCAAGTATTCCAAAGGTTATGAAAGCAACAGAGGAGAAAATTCCTAAAGCTCCAAGTGTAACTAAGCAATATGTTAAAACAGGAGATGAAGTGAAAATATCTGGTGTAACGAATGAAGATGAAATTTATTTAGCACCAGAAGGAGCTAGTTATATAGCAAAGGATATAACTAATAAGCCGTATAAATCCCACGATAATTTATTCTTTGAAGATCAAAATAAGAGTAAGGATGAGAGAGAAAAAGATTATGAAAAGAGTGGAAAACCTTCTATAGAAGATGGTTATCAATGTAAACTTGTAAATGGGAAAATACCTCAGGGCGTTAGATCAGGAAAATATAAAGTTTACATGGTAAATGCCATAGGTTCCTCTAGTCCAGCTTCTGGAGAAATTGTTGTAGATAATGAAGATCCAGTAGCTAGATTGGATTCTGCTAAACAAGAAGATGTAATAAAGACTGTAACACAAAATGGAACTACAACACAAGAAACTACAGGTCAAAAATTCAAAGTGAATTTTGCAGCTTTTGATAATAGCTTTGACAATAGCATAAAAGAGGGAATAACTGTTAGTTTGGCAAGGCTCGATAGTCCAAAGAGTGCTGTAAAAACTCAAGAAATTAAGGATAAGGGCAGTAAAACTTTTGAAGTAACAATTAATGATCCAAATGCTAATTTAAATGATTATGCTATATATGCACAAGATAAAGCAGGCAATATTGGACAAATAAATCTTAAAGAACAAGCTTCTGCTACTAATACAAGTACTATATCCTTAGCCATTAGAACAGACCAGGACGGTGTAGATTTAGTTAAATCTAGATTAGTAGGAAGAACAAAATATATGACAAAGGATCTAACAAAGGTTAGTGATAATTATGAAATTACTGTAGGTACAGTTAAATATGCTCTACAGGAAGATTCTTTAAGAAGCTTAGGTGTAAGTCCTTCTATAGATGCCTTTATGAATGCACTTATGCAGGCAAAAGAATGGGATTCAAATGCTAACAAGCCAAAGGAAAATGGATCTCAATTAAGCTCAAAGGTAAGTATATATAAAGTAAATGATGTAGTGTATATAGAAGGGAATGATAAGGAGCTTATAAAAATAAATGATAAAACTAAAATAGGCACAGATACTGCTATAGTAAGCAATATGATAGGATTAAATCCTGATGAAGGTAATACAGGAGTAGATTCTAAAAAACAACAATATGTAATAACTGTAACAGGAGAAGCTAAGAACAAGGGTAAACTAATAGTGTGTCTAGCAGGTAAATGCTTTAATATTGATATAGTGGCTAATGAAGGTGTAGAATCTATAGCAACAAAAATTGCAACAGCTATAAATAATAATAGAATATTAGATGGATATGAAAGTGCAACTGCAACTGGTAATACAATTAAGTTAATTAGAAACTATGGAGGTGCTGTAATACCTACATTTACTGTAGAATCTTTTAATTATGACAATTAA